One Hypanus sabinus isolate sHypSab1 unplaced genomic scaffold, sHypSab1.hap1 scaffold_675, whole genome shotgun sequence DNA window includes the following coding sequences:
- the LOC132389844 gene encoding NKG2-A/NKG2-B type II integral membrane protein-like, protein MDRNESHMNVKLGKTDARSPSRAEPDVSYAELNFKTRSAPRVRKDRENLNSTYSDLNVRKKEIRIDQREDPPIASAPGGLSTTAQTAAQEQESKAKIGNRPYRLICLLCLVTTALIVVVVGLSIHVSQVRHKFTEMETKYRSINETKAQICEYLTSRSEQTCSENWVTNKNWCYYVSTFVTTLYKAIQECSNRDSKLLEINSKDEANFVSRNLVNQTRIYWIGKCENRNASFRLLYKGLSGTPYCWQCDPTAVSRKYPCDRDQHFICEKSLLPDIPEKIQGLCQQPVEARESNDYLQSPLHSHSPILSDSPPTLSAPPSYFNSSF, encoded by the exons ATGGACCGGAACGAGAGTCACATGAATGTGAAGTTGGGAAAGACGGACGCACGGTCCCCTTCCCGAG ctgaacctgatgtaTCGTACGCTGAACTGAATTTCAAGACCCGCTCTGCGCCCCGGGTGCGGAAAGATCGAG agAATCTGAACTCCACCTACTCTGATTTGAACGTTCGGAAAAAGGAAATCCGCATCGATCAGCGTGAAGATCCTCCCATTGCCTCGGCACCTGGCGGGTTGTCAACCACTGCACAAACAG CGGCGCAGGAACAGGAGTCGAAAGcgaagatcggaaatagaccgtaccgtctgatctgcctactctgcctagttacgACCGCCCTCATCGTGGTGGTGGTGGGTCTCTcaatccatg tgtcacaggTCCGTCacaagttcactgagatggaaacgaagtacagatctatcaacgaaaccaaggctcaaatctgtgaatattTGACCAGCAGAAgcg agcaaaccTGTTCCGAGAATTGGGTCACAAATAAAAACTGGTGTTATTACGTTTCCACGTTTGTAACAACTTTATACAAAGCGAttcaagaatgttcaaaccgtgattCAAAGCTGCTCGAAATCAATTCAAAGGATGAAGCG AACTTTGTATCCCGCAATCTTGTGAACCAAACCCGCatatactggattggaaaatgcgaaaacAG GAATGCGAGCTTCCGTCTCCTGTACAAGGGGCTTTCGGGGACGCCCTACTGCTGGCAGTGTGATCCGACTGCAGTCAGTAGGAAGTATCCTTGCGATCGTGATCAgcatttcatctgcgagaagtcgttgttgccggatattcctgaaaagattcagggtctctgtcaacagccagtgGAGGCTCGTGAATCAAATGACTACCTCCAgtctccccttcactctcactccccGATCCTTTCAGATTCCCCGCCCACACTCTCCGCCCCTCCCTCCTACTTCAATTCCTCCTTCTAA